One Rossellomorea aquimaris DNA window includes the following coding sequences:
- the recN gene encoding DNA repair protein RecN, which yields MLQELSIKNFAIIESLSLSFEEGLTVLSGETGAGKSIIIDAIHLLVGGRGSSEYVRHGEKKAEIEGLFILDNETHPCIEKAANFGIEIEEGMIILRRDISSTGKSVCRINGKLVTIAIMREIGASLIDIHGQHEHQELMNESLHLSLLDQFGGKEIASGLSSYGEVYKEYLSIYKQLNRLNENEQEMAHRLDLIQFQLKEIHDADLQLNEDDELMEEKRKLMNFEKLFEALQTSYDSIQGERKGLDWTGLAMSHLETAAEVDSQYDKTLESVSNAFYMLEDAAQQVRGELDQLEFEPNRLDLIETRLNEINGLKRKYGSSVEEILAYSSKIEEEIETIVNKDSHVEHLQSKLQSLEKDLSLEARNLSQSRKQWAKKLTTSIHEQLKQLYMDKTKFEVRFVKSGENESFSFNHFKKDGWDTVEFYISTNPGEPLKPLSKVASGGELSRIMLAMKTIFSKHQGITSIIFDEVDTGVSGRVAQAIAEKIYQVAIHSQVMCISHLPQVAAMADCHLFISKKLSGGRTSTMVKRLQEKEKIKEISRMISGVEITDLTLEHAKELLQLAGSIKET from the coding sequence TTGCTACAAGAACTATCAATCAAAAATTTCGCCATAATTGAATCCCTTTCTCTTTCTTTTGAAGAAGGTCTGACCGTTCTATCAGGGGAGACGGGAGCTGGGAAGTCGATTATCATTGATGCCATTCACTTATTGGTTGGTGGAAGAGGATCCTCGGAATACGTTCGGCATGGGGAGAAAAAGGCTGAAATTGAAGGGTTATTTATTCTTGATAATGAAACGCATCCTTGCATTGAGAAAGCGGCTAACTTCGGGATAGAAATTGAAGAAGGTATGATCATCCTTCGAAGAGATATCTCGAGTACAGGGAAAAGTGTTTGCAGAATCAATGGTAAGCTCGTCACGATTGCGATCATGAGGGAAATCGGTGCTTCACTTATTGATATCCATGGACAGCACGAGCATCAAGAACTGATGAATGAAAGCCTCCATCTTTCCTTATTGGATCAATTCGGCGGGAAAGAGATTGCTTCTGGTCTTTCGAGTTACGGAGAAGTATACAAAGAGTACCTTTCCATTTATAAGCAGCTAAACAGGCTTAATGAGAACGAGCAGGAGATGGCGCACCGATTAGATCTCATTCAGTTTCAGCTGAAAGAAATTCATGATGCGGATCTGCAATTAAACGAAGATGATGAGCTTATGGAAGAGAAGCGGAAGCTTATGAACTTTGAAAAGCTTTTTGAAGCGCTGCAGACTTCTTATGACAGCATTCAAGGCGAGAGAAAAGGGCTGGACTGGACAGGCCTTGCCATGAGTCATCTCGAGACAGCTGCAGAGGTGGATTCTCAATATGATAAGACCTTGGAATCTGTTTCGAATGCTTTTTATATGCTTGAAGATGCTGCTCAGCAAGTAAGAGGGGAGTTAGATCAACTTGAATTTGAACCGAATCGTTTGGATCTTATCGAGACAAGACTGAACGAAATTAACGGTTTGAAGAGAAAGTATGGATCCTCTGTAGAAGAAATTCTCGCATATAGTTCAAAGATTGAAGAAGAAATTGAAACCATTGTGAACAAAGATTCTCATGTCGAACATTTACAAAGTAAATTACAATCACTTGAGAAAGACTTATCATTAGAAGCGAGAAATCTGTCGCAATCGAGGAAGCAGTGGGCGAAAAAATTAACAACAAGTATTCATGAGCAGTTAAAGCAACTTTACATGGATAAGACGAAATTTGAAGTTCGTTTTGTAAAAAGTGGGGAAAATGAATCATTTTCCTTCAATCATTTTAAAAAGGATGGTTGGGATACAGTGGAGTTTTACATATCCACCAATCCGGGTGAGCCGTTAAAGCCGCTGTCCAAAGTGGCTTCAGGTGGAGAACTCTCCCGCATTATGTTAGCCATGAAGACGATCTTTTCCAAGCACCAGGGAATTACCTCAATCATTTTTGATGAAGTGGATACGGGAGTGAGTGGTAGAGTGGCACAAGCCATCGCTGAAAAAATTTATCAGGTCGCCATTCATTCCCAGGTGATGTGCATATCTCACTTACCACAAGTAGCTGCGATGGCGGATTGTCACTTGTTTATTTCGAAAAAACTTTCAGGCGGCAGAACGAGCACAATGGTTAAACGTCTTCAAGAGAAGGAAAAGATCAAAGAAATCTCCAGAATGATTTCAGGAGTGGAAATTACAGATTTAACATTGGAACATGCAAAGGAATTGTTGCAGTTAGCAGGTTCCATTAAAGAAACATGA
- the argR gene encoding transcriptional regulator ArgR: MNKGQRHIKIREIITNRDVETQDELVESLKNAGFNVTQATVSRDIKELHLVKVPLMDGRYKYSLPADQRFNPLQKLKRTLTDAFVKVDQAGHMLVMKTLPGNANAIGALIDNLDWEEILGTICGDDTCLIICRTEEETKIVSERFLDML; encoded by the coding sequence ATGAACAAAGGGCAAAGACATATAAAAATCAGAGAAATCATTACGAATAGAGATGTGGAAACACAGGATGAGCTCGTGGAAAGTCTTAAGAATGCTGGCTTTAATGTGACCCAGGCTACCGTGTCGAGGGATATTAAAGAATTGCATTTGGTTAAAGTACCGTTGATGGATGGCAGATACAAATATAGTTTGCCTGCTGATCAGCGCTTTAATCCTCTGCAAAAACTTAAGCGTACCCTGACCGATGCGTTTGTCAAAGTGGACCAGGCAGGGCATATGCTGGTTATGAAGACTCTGCCTGGTAATGCTAATGCTATCGGTGCTTTAATTGATAACTTGGACTGGGAAGAGATTCTGGGAACGATTTGTGGAGATGACACATGTTTGATCATTTGCCGCACTGAAGAAGAGACAAAGATTGTTTCAGAACGTTTTTTAGATATGCTATAA
- a CDS encoding TlyA family RNA methyltransferase, with the protein MKVKKQRVDVLLVERGLIETREKAKRAVMAGLVYSNEMRLDKAGEKVNEDIPLTIKGKVIPYVSRGGLKLEKALQVFDVDVNDKVMIDIGASTGGFTDCALQNGAKMSYALDVGYNQLSWKLRQDDRVVVMERTNFRYVTPADLQGEMPSFASIDVSFISLSLILPVLKTLLVPGGDCIALIKPQFEAGKNQVGKKGIVRDPAVHKMVIEKIMTLATKEGYHIAGLSYSPITGGDGNIEFLIHLKWSGDAGSGESFLSTTPDEVIEEAHNQLKANTQ; encoded by the coding sequence ATGAAAGTAAAAAAACAACGTGTAGACGTACTTCTGGTAGAACGAGGATTAATTGAAACGAGAGAAAAAGCTAAAAGGGCTGTCATGGCTGGACTTGTCTATTCCAATGAAATGAGATTGGACAAGGCCGGAGAAAAAGTAAATGAAGATATCCCACTTACGATAAAGGGAAAAGTGATCCCCTATGTGAGCCGTGGTGGCTTAAAGCTGGAAAAAGCTTTACAAGTCTTTGATGTAGACGTCAACGATAAAGTGATGATAGATATCGGGGCGTCTACTGGAGGATTTACGGATTGTGCTTTGCAAAACGGGGCAAAGATGTCCTATGCACTTGATGTAGGGTATAATCAGCTTTCCTGGAAGCTTAGACAAGATGATAGGGTCGTCGTGATGGAAAGAACCAACTTCCGCTACGTAACGCCTGCCGATTTACAAGGTGAAATGCCGAGTTTCGCATCCATTGATGTGTCCTTTATTTCCCTTTCACTCATATTACCTGTCCTTAAAACCCTATTGGTGCCTGGTGGGGACTGTATCGCTTTAATAAAGCCACAGTTCGAAGCAGGTAAGAATCAAGTCGGGAAAAAAGGGATTGTAAGGGATCCGGCCGTGCACAAAATGGTGATCGAGAAAATTATGACCCTTGCTACTAAAGAAGGCTATCATATTGCCGGTTTGTCCTATTCCCCTATTACAGGGGGAGATGGGAATATAGAATTCCTGATCCATCTGAAATGGTCCGGGGATGCAGGGAGTGGCGAATCTTTCTTAAGCACTACACCGGATGAGGTTATTGAGGAAGCTCATAATCAGTTAAAAGCGAATACGCAATAA
- the dxs gene encoding 1-deoxy-D-xylulose-5-phosphate synthase, producing MDLLSIKEPSFLKNMSNEQLEELSQEIRHFLIKNLSKTGGHIGPNLGVVELTVALHKHFSSPKDKILWDVGHQSYVHKILTGRACQFDTLRQYKGLCGFPKRNESEHDVWETGHSSTSLSAAMGMAIARDVKKEDSYIIPVIGDGALTGGMALEALNHIGHEKKDMIVVLNDNEMSIAPNVGALHSVLGRLRTAGKYNWVKDEMEYILKRIPAVGGKLASTAERVKDSLKYLFVSGMFFEELGFTYLGPIDGHDYNDLSENIQYAKKTKGPVLLHVITKKGKGFHPAESDKQGTWHGTGPYKIDTGDLIKPINAPPSWSGLVSETVRKIAREDERIVAITPAMPVGSKLLGFAEEFPDRMFDVGIAEQHATTVAAGLATQDMKPFLAIYSTFLQRAYDQVVHDICRQNLNVFIGIDRAGLVGADGETHQGVFDIAFLRHLPNMVIMMPKDENEGQHLVNTALQYNDGPIALRYPRGNGYGVPMDSELKTIPIGTWEVLKKGTDAAILTFGTTIPMAMEAAAELEKQGLSVRVVNARFIKPMDETMLKSILGEEMPILTIEEAVLQGGFGSGVLEFAQEQGYNNAVIDRIGIPDYFIEHGSVKELLNEIGMTKENVVDRILTITPKKQKRA from the coding sequence ATGGATTTATTATCAATAAAGGAGCCTTCTTTTCTTAAAAATATGTCGAATGAACAATTAGAAGAGCTCAGTCAAGAGATTCGCCATTTCTTAATAAAGAATCTATCTAAGACTGGCGGTCATATTGGTCCAAACTTAGGGGTGGTCGAGTTAACAGTTGCCCTTCATAAGCATTTCTCAAGTCCAAAAGATAAAATCCTTTGGGATGTTGGTCATCAGTCGTATGTACATAAAATCTTGACTGGCCGTGCCTGTCAGTTTGATACATTGCGACAATACAAAGGGTTATGTGGTTTTCCGAAACGCAATGAAAGCGAGCATGATGTATGGGAAACGGGGCATAGCTCTACTTCACTATCCGCAGCCATGGGTATGGCAATCGCAAGGGATGTCAAAAAAGAAGATTCATACATCATCCCTGTGATCGGAGATGGTGCCTTAACGGGGGGGATGGCACTCGAGGCACTTAACCACATCGGTCATGAAAAGAAAGATATGATCGTCGTTTTAAATGATAATGAAATGTCCATTGCCCCCAATGTTGGAGCTCTTCACAGTGTTCTCGGAAGATTGCGCACTGCCGGGAAGTACAACTGGGTGAAGGATGAAATGGAATACATTCTTAAACGAATCCCTGCTGTCGGTGGCAAATTAGCAAGTACGGCTGAGCGGGTGAAAGATAGCTTAAAGTACTTATTTGTTTCAGGTATGTTCTTTGAAGAATTAGGATTTACCTATCTTGGACCGATCGATGGCCACGATTATAATGATTTATCTGAAAACATCCAGTATGCGAAGAAAACAAAAGGTCCTGTCCTTTTACACGTCATTACGAAAAAAGGAAAAGGGTTTCATCCTGCTGAATCAGACAAGCAGGGCACATGGCATGGTACAGGTCCATACAAGATAGACACTGGTGACCTGATTAAACCTATAAATGCACCACCTTCCTGGAGTGGGCTTGTAAGTGAGACCGTCAGAAAGATTGCCCGTGAGGATGAAAGAATCGTCGCGATCACTCCAGCCATGCCGGTAGGGTCCAAACTGCTTGGATTTGCTGAAGAATTCCCCGATCGGATGTTTGATGTAGGGATTGCCGAGCAGCATGCCACAACGGTTGCAGCGGGTCTTGCTACTCAGGATATGAAGCCATTCCTGGCCATTTATTCAACATTCCTGCAAAGAGCGTACGATCAAGTGGTTCACGATATTTGCCGACAAAACTTAAATGTCTTCATCGGGATTGACCGTGCCGGATTAGTCGGTGCCGATGGTGAAACGCATCAAGGAGTATTTGATATTGCCTTTCTAAGGCATTTACCGAATATGGTGATCATGATGCCGAAGGACGAAAATGAGGGTCAACACCTTGTCAATACGGCTCTTCAGTATAATGATGGTCCAATTGCGTTACGTTACCCTCGTGGAAATGGATATGGAGTGCCCATGGATTCAGAGCTGAAAACCATTCCAATCGGAACGTGGGAAGTATTGAAGAAAGGTACAGATGCTGCCATTTTGACATTTGGTACCACGATCCCAATGGCGATGGAAGCGGCGGCAGAGCTTGAGAAACAAGGGCTTTCCGTACGGGTCGTGAATGCGAGATTCATTAAACCAATGGACGAAACGATGCTAAAGAGTATCCTTGGAGAAGAAATGCCTATTTTAACGATAGAAGAGGCGGTTCTTCAAGGAGGATTCGGAAGCGGTGTTCTCGAGTTCGCACAAGAACAGGGTTACAATAACGCCGTGATTGACCGCATAGGAATTCCTGATTACTTCATCGAGCATGGAAGCGTGAAGGAATTGCTGAACGAAATCGGCATGACTAAAGAAAATGTCGTAGATCGTATTTTAACCATAACACCAAAAAAACAAAAAAGGGCTTAA
- a CDS encoding farnesyl diphosphate synthase, which produces MKKFQQQHGEMITNHMVGAVDSISMPSNLKRAMIYSLQAGGKKIRPILLLATIKTFNKDPLLGLTTASALEMIHTYSLIHDDLPAMDDDDLRRGKPTNHKMFGEAMAILAGDGLLTYSFQMIAEDDGLTSDNKVKLIGLLAKCAGPEGMVGGQVADIEGENKMLTVKELESIHEHKTGKLLTFSVLAGGIISEASEEQLELLKQFAYHIGLAFQIQDDILDIEGSEEIIGKPVGSDESKHKSTYPSLLTIGGAKEKLHFHLNEALSSLDQMSIDSSLLAEIAQLIVARNH; this is translated from the coding sequence CTGAAAAAATTTCAACAACAGCATGGAGAAATGATTACCAACCATATGGTCGGGGCTGTAGATAGCATTTCTATGCCATCTAACTTGAAGAGAGCTATGATCTATTCTTTACAAGCAGGTGGAAAGAAAATTCGTCCCATCCTCCTTTTAGCAACGATCAAAACCTTTAACAAGGACCCTTTACTCGGGTTAACCACTGCGTCTGCCCTTGAAATGATTCATACCTATTCCTTGATTCATGACGACCTTCCTGCCATGGATGATGACGATTTGAGAAGAGGGAAGCCGACCAATCATAAAATGTTTGGGGAAGCGATGGCGATTTTAGCTGGTGACGGTTTACTAACCTACAGTTTTCAAATGATCGCAGAGGACGATGGCCTTACAAGTGATAACAAGGTTAAGCTCATCGGTCTTTTAGCAAAGTGCGCGGGACCCGAAGGCATGGTTGGTGGACAAGTAGCGGATATTGAAGGGGAAAATAAGATGCTTACTGTAAAAGAGCTCGAGAGCATTCATGAGCATAAAACAGGTAAGTTACTGACATTTAGTGTATTGGCAGGCGGGATAATCTCCGAGGCATCGGAAGAGCAACTGGAATTACTAAAGCAATTTGCTTATCATATCGGCCTTGCCTTCCAAATTCAGGATGACATTCTTGATATTGAAGGCTCCGAAGAAATTATTGGAAAGCCAGTGGGGAGCGACGAATCGAAACACAAGAGTACATATCCAAGTCTCTTGACGATAGGAGGAGCTAAGGAAAAGCTTCACTTCCACTTGAACGAAGCGTTATCCTCGCTAGATCAAATGTCAATTGATTCCAGTCTCCTTGCCGAAATTGCCCAATTAATCGTTGCCCGGAATCATTAA
- the xseB gene encoding exodeoxyribonuclease VII small subunit, producing the protein MAKSKEELSFETAMEQLEEIVEKLEEGEVPLEKALEFYQKGMDLSKYCHDTLQKAENQLTKMMTDEGEKTFDLDEGE; encoded by the coding sequence ATGGCAAAGTCTAAAGAAGAACTATCATTTGAAACAGCCATGGAACAATTGGAAGAGATTGTTGAGAAATTAGAAGAGGGAGAAGTTCCATTGGAGAAAGCGTTAGAGTTCTATCAAAAAGGAATGGATCTTTCGAAATACTGTCACGATACGTTGCAAAAAGCAGAAAACCAATTAACGAAGATGATGACAGATGAAGGGGAAAAAACCTTCGATCTGGATGAGGGGGAATAA
- the xseA gene encoding exodeoxyribonuclease VII large subunit encodes MELDLSRYLTVQALTKYIKRKFDRDPHLSNLFVRGEISNFKRHSSGHMYFTLKDEKARILSVMFSSNNQSMKFRPENGMNVLIRGDVSVYESGGQYQIYVKEMQPDGIGELYLAYEQLKEKLEKAGYFDQGRKRVIPKFPKRIAVVTSPTGAAIRDIITTIKRRYPIGEILIFPALVQGDQAAGSIAGAMKKVNDLGDVDVLIIGRGGGSIEELWAFNEEIVAKAIVESKVPVISAVGHETDFTIADFVADLRAPTPTAAGELAVPHVDDLLERIMNRKLRLIKSFKTKLQSERSRLNSLMKSYALRNPRNLYQQKIETVDRLTDQLQKNISLHVRQNHDQLTRLHSRLQRVHPSQLITIQHEKVLFMKTRVEKQFKQVLKEKNNRFSSSLSTLHALSPLKIMDRGYSLVYQDEDTLIKSSKQVKVGDHLEINVRDGKIHCEVESVEERENNGKV; translated from the coding sequence ATGGAACTCGATCTATCACGTTATTTAACGGTACAAGCTCTGACAAAATACATAAAGCGTAAATTCGATAGAGATCCCCACCTGTCCAATCTATTCGTACGGGGGGAAATTTCTAATTTCAAAAGACATTCAAGTGGCCATATGTACTTTACCTTGAAAGACGAAAAAGCCCGTATCTTGTCTGTCATGTTTTCAAGTAATAACCAATCCATGAAATTCAGACCTGAAAATGGAATGAATGTATTGATTCGGGGAGATGTCTCTGTATATGAATCGGGTGGGCAATATCAGATCTATGTAAAAGAAATGCAGCCTGATGGAATCGGTGAGCTGTATTTGGCTTATGAGCAGTTGAAAGAGAAGCTTGAGAAAGCAGGCTATTTCGATCAAGGCCGGAAACGGGTGATTCCTAAGTTTCCGAAACGCATTGCCGTTGTGACATCTCCAACAGGTGCTGCAATCAGAGATATTATTACAACCATCAAAAGAAGATATCCAATCGGGGAAATTCTTATTTTTCCTGCTTTGGTTCAAGGGGATCAAGCCGCAGGATCGATTGCCGGAGCAATGAAAAAGGTAAATGATCTTGGAGATGTAGATGTATTGATCATCGGCCGTGGCGGTGGTTCGATTGAAGAATTATGGGCGTTTAACGAAGAGATCGTGGCCAAAGCCATCGTTGAGTCGAAAGTCCCCGTCATTTCTGCTGTCGGACATGAGACAGACTTTACGATCGCCGACTTTGTAGCGGACTTAAGGGCACCTACACCAACAGCAGCGGGAGAATTAGCGGTTCCACACGTTGATGATTTGCTGGAAAGAATCATGAATCGTAAATTGCGACTGATCAAATCTTTCAAGACAAAGCTTCAAAGTGAGCGCAGCCGCTTAAATAGTTTAATGAAATCCTACGCTTTAAGAAACCCGCGTAATCTATATCAACAGAAGATTGAAACCGTCGACCGGTTGACCGACCAGCTGCAAAAGAATATAAGCCTTCATGTGAGGCAAAATCACGATCAATTAACCCGTCTTCACTCACGACTTCAACGTGTGCATCCTTCCCAACTCATCACCATTCAACACGAGAAAGTCTTATTTATGAAGACGCGGGTAGAAAAGCAATTTAAACAGGTGCTGAAAGAAAAGAATAATCGTTTCAGTTCTTCCCTGTCTACCTTGCATGCCCTGAGTCCTTTAAAGATCATGGACAGGGGATACAGCCTGGTTTATCAGGATGAAGATACATTGATCAAATCATCCAAGCAAGTCAAAGTTGGTGATCATCTGGAGATAAATGTAAGGGATGGAAAAATACATTGCGAAGTTGAATCCGTTGAGGAGCGTGAAAATAATGGCAAAGTCTAA
- the folD gene encoding bifunctional methylenetetrahydrofolate dehydrogenase/methenyltetrahydrofolate cyclohydrolase FolD, protein MSASIIDGKLIAGHYRERLNSQIEELKEKDVTPGLAVILVGDNHASHSYVKMKRKACSNLGIHSELYQYESSLTQDELLNKIEELNEQSHIHGILVQLPLPEHINPITVIETISPSKDVDGFHPVSIGKMVTNQDTFYSCTPLGIMKMLEYEKISVEGKHVVILGRSNIVGKPAGHLFLNRNATVTYCHSKTKNMSFYTKQADIIVSAVGKANLIGAEDIKPGAVVIDVGMNRDETGALCGDVNFSEVKEKAGKITPVPGGVGPMTITMLLYNTVKSAEWALVNRQNG, encoded by the coding sequence ATGTCAGCTTCTATAATTGATGGCAAACTCATTGCAGGTCATTATCGTGAACGATTAAACAGTCAGATCGAGGAGCTTAAGGAAAAGGATGTCACCCCAGGCTTGGCTGTCATCCTGGTAGGAGATAACCATGCTTCTCATTCATATGTCAAAATGAAGAGAAAAGCGTGCAGTAATCTTGGCATTCATTCAGAGCTTTATCAATATGAATCCAGTTTAACTCAAGACGAACTGCTGAATAAAATTGAAGAGTTAAATGAACAGAGCCATATTCATGGCATTCTTGTCCAACTGCCTCTCCCTGAGCATATTAATCCAATAACCGTGATTGAAACGATTTCTCCATCTAAAGATGTGGACGGATTTCATCCCGTTTCTATTGGGAAAATGGTGACCAATCAAGATACCTTCTATTCCTGTACGCCACTTGGAATCATGAAGATGCTTGAATATGAAAAGATTTCAGTAGAAGGTAAACACGTCGTGATTTTAGGAAGAAGTAACATTGTTGGAAAACCGGCAGGTCATTTATTCCTTAATCGTAATGCGACGGTTACGTATTGCCATTCGAAAACGAAGAATATGTCTTTCTACACAAAGCAGGCAGATATTATCGTATCTGCGGTAGGGAAAGCAAATTTAATCGGCGCAGAGGATATTAAACCGGGAGCCGTAGTCATTGACGTCGGAATGAATCGTGATGAAACCGGTGCACTATGTGGGGACGTGAATTTTTCAGAAGTTAAGGAAAAAGCCGGGAAAATCACACCTGTTCCCGGTGGTGTCGGCCCTATGACGATTACGATGTTACTGTATAATACAGTGAAATCTGCAGAATGGGCTCTTGTCAATCGCCAAAACGGTTAA
- the nusB gene encoding transcription antitermination factor NusB, with protein MKRRVAREKALQALFQIDMSGIEPEVALTNVLEEEEKMDAYLQQLVLGFIENQERIDGHIRENLEKWSFDRLAKVDRNILRLGVYELLFVEDVPNKVVINEAVEIAKIFGDDQSSKFINGVLSKVSQS; from the coding sequence ATGAAGAGAAGAGTTGCTCGTGAAAAGGCCTTACAAGCGTTATTTCAAATAGATATGAGTGGGATTGAGCCGGAAGTTGCGTTAACCAATGTGCTGGAGGAAGAGGAAAAGATGGATGCCTATCTTCAACAGCTTGTTCTCGGGTTCATCGAGAATCAGGAACGTATCGATGGGCACATTCGTGAAAACCTTGAGAAATGGTCATTTGACCGCCTGGCAAAAGTCGATCGTAACATTTTGCGTCTAGGAGTGTATGAACTACTGTTTGTGGAAGATGTTCCGAATAAAGTAGTCATTAACGAAGCAGTTGAAATTGCAAAGATCTTTGGAGATGATCAATCAAGCAAGTTTATCAATGGTGTTCTTTCAAAGGTAAGTCAATCTTAA
- a CDS encoding Asp23/Gls24 family envelope stress response protein → MAENQNLLQMSHGKDGLGKIEIAPEVIEVIAGIAASEVEGVSQMRGNFATGVVERLGKKNHGKGVKVELAEEGIIVDVYCIMKFGVAIPTVAQKIQDNIRQALLNMTALEADEVNVHIVGIQFENQKFEAEIEDEM, encoded by the coding sequence ATGGCGGAAAATCAAAACCTTTTACAAATGTCTCACGGTAAAGACGGCCTTGGGAAGATTGAAATCGCACCTGAAGTGATTGAAGTGATTGCAGGAATCGCTGCTTCAGAAGTAGAAGGCGTATCACAAATGCGTGGTAACTTCGCAACAGGTGTCGTCGAGCGTCTCGGAAAGAAAAACCACGGTAAAGGTGTCAAAGTGGAGCTTGCAGAGGAAGGAATCATCGTGGATGTATACTGCATCATGAAATTCGGTGTAGCCATCCCCACAGTGGCTCAAAAGATCCAGGATAACATTCGTCAAGCCTTGCTTAACATGACTGCATTAGAAGCAGATGAAGTAAATGTTCATATCGTAGGCATTCAATTTGAGAATCAGAAATTTGAAGCTGAAATTGAAGACGAAATGTAA
- the accC gene encoding acetyl-CoA carboxylase biotin carboxylase subunit gives MIKKVLIANRGEIAVRIIRACRDLGIESVAVYSEADKEALHVQLADEAYCIGPTASKDSYLNFTNIISVAKLTDCDAIHPGYGFLAENSDFADLCRDCNIIFIGPSPEAISKMGTKDVARETMREAGVPIVPGSKGIVKDAEDAVQLAESMGYPVIIKATAGGGGKGIRVAKSQEELVKGVTITQQEAMTAFGNPGVYIEKFIEDFRHVEIQVLADNFGNVIHLGERDCTIQRRLQKLIEETPSPALTEEIRVKMGEAAVKAAKAVDYTGAGTVEFIYDYVNQSFYFMEMNTRIQVEHPVTEQVTGVDLIKEQILVASGEKLSLTQEEVTFTGWAIECRINAENPEKNFMPSAGRIEMYLPPGGIGVRIDSAAYPGYMIPPYYDSMIAKVITYGATREEAISRMKRALSEFVVEGIHTTIPFHLKLLDHETFVGGEFNTKFLEKYEVMKS, from the coding sequence ATGATAAAAAAGGTATTAATCGCCAATCGAGGAGAAATTGCGGTACGTATTATTCGTGCATGCCGAGATTTAGGCATCGAAAGTGTAGCCGTTTATTCTGAAGCAGATAAAGAAGCACTCCATGTTCAATTAGCGGATGAAGCTTATTGCATTGGACCGACTGCATCGAAAGACAGCTACCTGAATTTCACAAACATCATTAGCGTGGCAAAACTGACAGACTGTGATGCCATTCACCCGGGTTACGGATTTTTAGCGGAGAACTCTGATTTTGCAGACCTGTGCCGTGATTGTAACATCATCTTCATTGGTCCTTCACCAGAAGCGATCTCGAAGATGGGTACGAAAGACGTGGCTCGTGAAACTATGAGAGAAGCAGGCGTTCCAATCGTACCAGGCTCAAAAGGTATCGTGAAGGATGCAGAAGATGCTGTACAGCTTGCAGAATCCATGGGGTATCCTGTCATCATCAAAGCCACAGCCGGTGGTGGAGGAAAAGGGATCCGTGTTGCGAAAAGTCAGGAAGAGCTTGTTAAAGGGGTAACGATCACTCAGCAAGAAGCCATGACTGCATTCGGTAACCCTGGTGTTTACATTGAAAAGTTCATCGAGGACTTCAGGCATGTGGAAATCCAGGTGCTGGCTGATAATTTCGGGAACGTGATCCATCTTGGGGAACGTGACTGTACGATTCAGCGCCGCCTTCAAAAGCTGATTGAGGAAACGCCATCCCCCGCATTAACAGAAGAAATTCGTGTTAAAATGGGGGAAGCAGCAGTAAAAGCAGCCAAAGCGGTTGATTATACTGGTGCCGGCACGGTAGAATTTATATATGACTACGTTAATCAATCCTTCTACTTTATGGAAATGAATACCCGTATTCAAGTAGAGCACCCTGTAACGGAACAGGTAACAGGAGTCGATTTGATTAAAGAACAAATTCTCGTGGCATCAGGAGAAAAACTTTCCCTTACACAGGAAGAAGTAACGTTCACTGGTTGGGCAATTGAATGTCGTATTAATGCAGAGAATCCTGAGAAGAATTTCATGCCGTCAGCAGGACGAATAGAAATGTATCTTCCACCAGGCGGCATTGGCGTAAGAATCGATTCTGCCGCATATCCTGGTTATATGATCCCTCCATACTACGATAGTATGATTGCCAAAGTGATCACCTATGGAGCGACTCGTGAAGAAGCGATCTCAAGAATGAAACGTGCCTTGAGTGAATTTGTGGTTGAGGGTATACACACAACCATTCCGTTCCATTTGAAACTATTAGATCATGAAACCTTTGTTGGTGGAGAATTTAATACGAAGTTCTTGGAGAAATACGAAGTAATGAAATCCTAG